From Streptomyces zhihengii, the proteins below share one genomic window:
- a CDS encoding MerR family transcriptional regulator gives MTVIETTPARTGRRPGGRTGAPKDLCQAAPAAHPRPEGRDRYTISEVAALTGLTAHTLRWYERIGLMQHIDRSHTGQRRFTNRDLDWLAFVGKLRLTGMPVADMVAYAEMIRAGDHTFDARRELLHRTRQDVIARIAELQDTLAVLDHKIEFYTDARRGAQKG, from the coding sequence ATGACGGTGATCGAGACCACTCCGGCACGAACCGGCCGACGGCCCGGTGGACGCACCGGTGCCCCCAAGGACCTCTGCCAGGCCGCACCCGCCGCGCACCCCCGGCCCGAGGGCCGCGACCGCTACACCATCAGCGAGGTCGCCGCCCTCACCGGGCTCACCGCGCACACCCTGCGCTGGTACGAGCGGATCGGGCTGATGCAGCACATCGACCGCTCCCACACCGGGCAGCGCCGCTTCACCAACCGTGACCTCGACTGGCTCGCCTTCGTCGGCAAGCTCCGCCTCACCGGCATGCCGGTCGCCGACATGGTCGCCTACGCGGAGATGATCAGAGCGGGCGACCACACCTTCGACGCACGCCGCGAACTCCTGCACCGCACCCGTCAGGACGTCATCGCGCGCATCGCCGAACTCCAGGACACGCTCGCCGTACTGGACCACAAGATCGAGTTCTACACGGACGCCCGCAGGGGCGCCCAGAAGGGCTGA
- a CDS encoding aldo/keto reductase, translating into MADSTIAQVELGTGGPLVGVQGLGCMGMSEFYGDTDEAESRRTLEAALDAGVTLYDTADIYGRGANEEFLAPFVAAHREEITLATKFAIDRTGGDDRRAVRNDPAYIRAAVEDSLRRLGTDVIDLYYMHRRDPDVPLAESVGAMAELVERGLVKHLGLSEVTGAELREAHAVHPVAALQSEWSLFSRDVERSAVGAAADLGVAFVPYSPLGRGFLTGAFQDAGTDLSAGDFRRFQPRFTGDNARANAALLEPVRTIAAAHGASPAQVALAWVQQRAEVHGLPVIPIPGTRRTTRLLENTAATRLRLTPEDLAALEPIASKVAGDRYPDMSSTSAARE; encoded by the coding sequence ATGGCCGACAGCACGATCGCACAGGTGGAACTCGGTACCGGCGGGCCCCTTGTCGGCGTCCAGGGCCTCGGCTGCATGGGCATGAGCGAGTTCTACGGCGACACCGACGAAGCGGAGTCCCGCCGCACCCTGGAGGCGGCGCTCGACGCGGGCGTCACCCTCTACGACACCGCCGACATCTACGGCCGGGGCGCCAACGAGGAGTTCCTCGCGCCGTTCGTGGCCGCGCACCGCGAGGAGATCACCCTCGCCACCAAGTTCGCCATCGACCGGACCGGTGGGGACGACCGGCGCGCGGTGCGCAACGACCCCGCGTACATCCGCGCCGCCGTCGAGGACAGCCTGCGGCGGCTCGGCACCGACGTGATCGACCTCTACTACATGCACCGCCGCGACCCGGACGTGCCGCTCGCCGAATCCGTCGGCGCGATGGCCGAACTCGTCGAACGCGGCCTGGTGAAGCACCTCGGCCTCAGCGAGGTGACCGGCGCCGAACTGCGCGAGGCCCACGCCGTGCACCCCGTCGCCGCCCTCCAGTCCGAGTGGTCCCTGTTCAGCCGGGACGTCGAACGCAGCGCGGTGGGCGCCGCCGCGGACCTCGGGGTGGCGTTCGTCCCGTACTCCCCGCTCGGCCGCGGATTCCTGACCGGCGCCTTCCAGGACGCCGGGACGGATCTGTCGGCGGGGGACTTCCGCCGCTTCCAGCCCCGCTTCACCGGCGACAACGCGCGCGCCAACGCGGCGCTGCTGGAGCCGGTGCGCACGATCGCCGCGGCGCACGGGGCGAGCCCGGCTCAGGTCGCGCTCGCCTGGGTGCAGCAGCGGGCCGAGGTGCACGGCCTCCCGGTGATCCCGATCCCCGGGACCCGCCGCACCACCCGCCTCCTGGAGAACACGGCGGCCACCCGCCTCCGCCTGACCCCCGAGGACCTGGCGGCCCTGGAGCCCATCGCGTCGAAGGTCGCGGGCGACCGCTACCCGGACATGTCGTCGACCTCGGCGGCCCGGGAGTAG
- a CDS encoding acyltransferase family protein: protein MGKVVGRIEAGTPADRDRAVDGLRALALLAVPAGHWLLGGFTVDGDGALHNASPLASFGFFAPVSWVLQMLGIFFLVGGCASVRSYERRTGGTGAWLRQRLTRLGRPVLGVTAVWAVLAPVLHVLGVPATTLRTGATLVIQPLWFVGVYTAITALTPYCVRAARRTGVWAAAPLLAAVAVVDLLRYGPWADAVPGWLGALNILPGWLFAYQLGVSWGLGRVGRRHAWGLAVGGAALFAVLLLVFGYPASMVGVPGEARTNSHPPSLLVLALAAAQSGAAVLLRERLGRALRRPALWAPVVVINLCAMTILCWHQTAMLAAAVPASFAGAVPGLTTAPDTLAWVAARLAWLPVLACLLALIAHRTRVFESPWTTRVRPPVRAAAGMAGVGFAVWALGWG from the coding sequence GTGGGGAAGGTCGTCGGGCGGATCGAGGCGGGGACGCCGGCCGACCGGGACCGGGCCGTGGACGGGCTGCGGGCGCTCGCGCTGCTCGCCGTGCCGGCCGGGCACTGGCTGCTCGGCGGCTTCACCGTCGACGGCGACGGCGCCCTCCACAACGCCAGCCCGCTGGCGTCGTTCGGCTTCTTCGCGCCCGTGAGCTGGGTGCTCCAGATGCTGGGGATCTTCTTCCTCGTCGGAGGATGCGCCTCCGTGCGCTCCTACGAGCGCCGCACCGGCGGCACCGGTGCCTGGCTGCGGCAGCGGCTGACCCGGCTGGGGCGTCCGGTGCTCGGGGTCACCGCGGTGTGGGCGGTCCTGGCGCCGGTCCTCCACGTTCTCGGCGTACCCGCCACCACGCTGCGGACGGGGGCGACGCTGGTGATCCAGCCGCTGTGGTTCGTCGGCGTGTACACCGCGATCACCGCGCTGACGCCGTACTGCGTCCGTGCCGCGCGGCGCACGGGCGTATGGGCGGCGGCGCCCCTGCTCGCGGCCGTCGCGGTCGTGGACCTGTTGCGGTACGGGCCGTGGGCGGACGCCGTCCCGGGCTGGCTCGGCGCCCTGAACATCCTGCCGGGCTGGCTCTTCGCGTACCAGCTCGGCGTGAGCTGGGGTCTGGGCCGCGTCGGCCGGCGCCACGCCTGGGGGCTCGCGGTGGGCGGCGCGGCGCTGTTCGCGGTGCTGCTGCTCGTCTTCGGCTACCCGGCGTCGATGGTGGGCGTCCCGGGCGAGGCGCGCACCAACTCCCATCCGCCGTCCCTGCTGGTGCTCGCCCTCGCGGCGGCCCAGAGCGGCGCGGCGGTGCTGCTGCGGGAGCGGCTGGGGCGGGCGCTGCGGCGGCCGGCACTGTGGGCGCCGGTCGTGGTGATCAATCTGTGCGCGATGACGATCCTGTGCTGGCACCAGACGGCGATGCTGGCCGCGGCCGTCCCCGCCTCCTTCGCCGGCGCGGTCCCGGGCCTGACGACCGCGCCGGACACCCTCGCGTGGGTGGCGGCGCGGCTGGCGTGGCTCCCGGTGCTGGCCTGCCTGCTGGCCCTGATCGCCCACCGGACCCGTGTCTTCGAGTCCCCGTGGACCACCCGCGTCAGGCCCCCCGTGCGGGCGGCGGCGGGGATGGCGGGGGTGGGGTTCGCCGTGTGGGCGCTGGGGTGGGGGTGA